The genome window CAGTTGCTGCCGCCAAGGACGCATCGGCAACCGAGCTTTCCGCGAGCCAGGCTTCGGCCGATACGCCGGTGGCGAAGAAGATGGCTGCGCTGGCGGCCCTCTGGCAAGACATTCTCCAAGTTCCGCAGGTACGGCCGAAGGACGATTTCTTCGCGCTCGGCGGTCATTCCCTGCTGGCGCTGCGGCTGCTGTCGGCCGTGCGGGACAAATTCAACGTCAAGCCGACGCTGGAACTTCTGTTCAAGGAGCCGACGCTTGAAGGCTTTGCCGCCGCGATCTTCGACACGCCGAAGGCGGAGGAACCCGCCGCCGCGATCGCCAACCCCTGGGAAATGATCACCTGCAAACGTGGCACGGGACCGGCTTCGGTTTACACGCTCAACCATCCCTTCCTCTATTACCGCCTGGCAAACGAATTGCCGGATACGGTGTCGGTTCACAACGTCAACATGTTCAATACCGATCTCGGAAATCTGGCTGGTATGCGGCTCGAGGATATTGCCCGCTTTGCGGTCGATGCCATGCAGATCGATGTCAGCGCCGGGCCTGTTGGCCTCGCCGGGCTCTGCGTCAACGGGACGCTGGCTATGGAGGTAACCCGGCAGTTGCGGGAGAAGGGGGCTGATGTCAGCTTTACTGCGATCATCGATACATGGGCGCCAGGCTACTTCCGCTCGCTGCCGAAAAGGGAGCAGAAGCGGTGGAACAGGGAGCGGCGCGTCAAACGCCTCGTCTACTTCACGAAGAAGGTACTGTCGGGCCGGATGCCTCTGATCGTGTTCCTCAAGGAGTTCAATTTCTCGCTCTCGCTCCTGAAAATGTTCGGCGTCAAGGCTGGGAAATATACCCCTGAGGAAGAGGCCAATGCGGCGGTGACGGATCTGCTGGTGGAGGCTGCGCGCAGCTATAAGCCGGCGCAAAACAAGGATCCTTCGGTTATCTTGCTGCGCAGCCAGGCCAACCATCCCCGCGCCCGCAAATTGCTGTTCGGCTGGGGCGATGCGGTGGCGGCAGATACGACCGTTCTCGATATCGATGGCTGGCATGAGGACTCGGTGGCCGAACTGGCATCGGTCATCTCCAAGAAGTTCGGCGGCGCCTAAGGCGCCGCTTCGAAAAATATCCGGCGAAACCGCACAGGAAACGCGACTATGGATATGACCAAGCCTTTGAGGATCGGTGTTCTTGCCGGGCATAAGGACGGCTTTGAGAATTGGGAGCTGATGGTTTTTGACCGGGTTCTTGCCGATCCGCGCTTCGAGCTCGTCACGCTGCTGGTTCATCCGCGTGCTTTCGGTAACCGGAAGACGTCGTCGCTGTTTGCCTTGGAAGCACGGCTGGAGGGTAAACTGCTCGCCCGGCAGCCCGCCTATATCCCGAAGCATTTCGATGCCGGCCGCCAGCGCGTCGACTATCTCGAAGCCATTGGCGGCCGCAACACGACCGATGGCAGCGTCGCTTCCGCATTACTCAAGCGTCTCGATCTCGATCTGGTCATACGCACCACGCCGGAGGGCTTGCCCGACGATGCGATCCGGGCACTGCCGTTTGGCGAATGGGCCTTCAATTTCTCCGATCAGCGATCGGAACATGCCGATTGGTATAGCTATGCCGATGTCATTGCCAGGGCACCGGTGACGGACCTGACGCTTTATGCCAAGCGCGGCGATGAAACACAGCTTGCCCAGATTGCTACCTCCTCGTTCAACATCAAATTCAGCGCGGCGCGCAATGCCGCTTTCGTGCGGGAGCGTGGCGTGACGCTTTTGATGCGCGAACTTGGGCGTTTGGCCGATACGCGTCAGCTCGACACAACGGCATTGGCGCGCCCGCCAGTCACTTCAGCCCCATCATTCGGCGATCTCTTCCGCTATACCGGCGCATTGTCAGGTTATCTCTCAGGAAAAGCGCTTAAGGTATTGAAATCAAAGCTGCGTTTCGGTTCGTCAATCTGGACGCTCTATACCGGTCGCGGGCGGATAGATGATTTCGATCCTAGCCAGGCGATCGAAATCCCGCCGACCAAGGGCGACATCAAGGCCGATCCCTTCCTCTTTCAGCACGATGGCGAGTGCTATCTGTTTTACGAAGCCTATGCGGACGGCGACCGCAAGGCGCATATCGCGGTTGGCCGCTTCAACGGCGACAAGATTGAGCGGCTCGGCGTGGCGCTCGATTGCCCGCACCATCTCTCCTATCCGTTCGTGTTCCGCGACGGCGACGACATCTTCATGATGCCGGAGGCGCATCAGTCGCATCGGCTCGAGATCTGGCGCTGCACCGAATTCCCATTGAAATGGGAGCTTTATTCCACCGCCCTCGAAGGCCAATCGGCTGCCGACAGCATTCTGACGCATCACGGCAACAAATGGTGGCTCTTCACCAATCTCTCGGATCATCACGCCTATGAAGATCACTGTAACGAGCTCTATGTCTTCGAGGTCGATGGTCCGGAGCTGAAGCGCGTCGTGCCGCATAAACGCAATCCCGTCGTCATCGGCAGCACCGTGGCCCGCAATGCCGGGCGCATCTTCGAGCGGGATGGCAAGATCTACAGGCCGTCGCAGCGAAATTCCCATGGCCTCTACGGTTATGGGCTGAACATCATGGAAATCGAAGAGCTCACGCTCGATCATTATCGCGAACGCTGCATCCGCACGATCACGCCGGACTTCAAGACCGGGCTTCTCGGCTGCCATCATTTCGATGCAGCGGGCGGGCGCTATATCATGGATGCGAGATTGAGCATTTAAAGCCTGTCGCGCGGGTGATGATCATCAACGAACTGTTCTTGCACGAAATGCTGGACAAAGGCCGCCCAGCGAGGGGGAGGCAGAACTGATGGATAAGGACGTTGACAACAAGGCCGATCATGTCGGCCCACAAGGGTTTACGCGCCGGGCGGTGCTCACGACTGGCGGTTCACTGGCGGCGGTGCAAATTGCTGGCAGGATGGGCGTGGGTGGATTGGCCGCAGCGCTTGCTTCCGGAACGGCCGCGATGGCACAGTCAACCAAGCCGAACATTGTTTTTATCCTCGCCGACGATTTGGGCTGGAAGGATGTCGGATTTCACGGCTCTGACATAAAGACGCCAAATATCGACCAACTGGCGGAAAAAGGCGCCCGGCTTGAGCAACACTACGCCCAGCCCATGTGCACGCCGACCCGGGCGGCGTTCATGACGGGCCGCTACCCGTTCCGGTACGGCATGCAGACTGCCGTCATTCCCCAGGGCGGTACCTACGGCTTGGCGCTCGATGACTATCTCTTGCCGGAAATGTTGAAGGAAGCAGGCTATGCCACCGCCGCGAGCGGCAAATGGCACCTCGGTCACGCCAAAACGGCATTCTGGCCGCGCCAGCGCGGATTCGATTCATTCTATGGCGCTCTGCTTGGCGAGATCGATCACTTCACGCATAAGTCGGCGAACGGCAATGCGGATTGGTACCGGAACAACGAAGCCATCGAGGAGGAAGGATTCGACAACGTTCTCTTCGCCACCGAAGCCGTGCGAGTGATCAACGAGCACGATCAGTCGAAGCCTTTGTTCCTGTATCTGGCCTTCACATCGCCGCATACGCCCTTCCAGGCGCCGAAGGAATTGAACGCAACAGCCATATCGCCGACGAGAGCCGACGAAACTATGCGGCGATGATCTCGGTGATGGACGATGGCATCGGCAGAGTCATCGAAGCTCTCGAAATGCGCGGCATGCGCGAGAATACGCTCATTGTCTTTCAGTGCGACAATGGCGGCGTGGTCAATGCTTTCTTTGCAGGGGAAAGCGACGTCAAGGGCAAGCTTCCGGCCGACAACGGTCCTTACCGGGAGGGCAAGGGGACGACCTATGAAGGAGGTACCCGCGTCGCTGGCCTGGTCAACTGGCCGGGAAAGATCAAGCCTGCTACCGCCGACGGAATGATGCATGTCGTTGACATGTACCCGACCTTGGCGGCTCTGGCCGGTGCCAAGCTCGGCAAGAACAAGCCGCTGGACGGGATGGACATGTGGCCGATGCTTGGCGAAGGAAAGCCATCGCCACGCACCGAGATCGTCTACAACATCGAACCAATGACGGCCGCCGTCCGCCAGGACGATTGGAAGCTTGTGTGGAAGGCGACGTTGCCGCCGAAACTCGAACTCTTCGATCTTTCGAAGGATACGTCCGAGACCACAAACCTTGCCGATCAGAACCCCGAAATGGTCCAGAAACTGCAGGCGCGGATAATCGAGCTCGCCTCACAGATGGCTCCGCCGCTCATCATGCAAGACGCCGTGCGATTGCTTTTGCACTCGGACACCGTACTGCCCGACGCGGCTGAAATGTTCAATGTCGGAGATTGATGGGCAATTCTTTCGTGGCGGCAAACGCGGTTTTGCAATAGCGACACGCGTAAAATAAAGAACCTAAAGCGCGCGGAGCGAATCCCAGAGATCGCGATGCGCTCTAGGCGTCTCATCCTCATCGCTGCGATAGCGCAGGCCGACCGGACGACCCTTTGTGAGAGCAACAACAGCGCCGGCGAACGTCGCCGGTGTTTCAAGCTCGAGAATCCGCCAGTTGAAAGGCGCGTCTGGATCGCCCTCTAGCCGCTCCAGTCTCGGTTCACTTGTCCAATCGAATGTTACGTCGAAACTGTCGAGCGCCAGCGAGAGCCCCTCGCCATGCGCCTTGACGAAGGCCTCCTTGCGCGTCCAGCAGCGATAGAAACCGTCGAGATAGGCCTCCGGCGGCAGTGCCCGCAGGGTCAGGCATTCCTTACGGGAAAAGAAACGACCAGCGATGTCTTCCTTGAGGAAGCGGATTTCCTCGACATCGATGCCGAGCTCGTAGCGATCAGAGATCGCTAGCGCCGCAAGATCGGCGCTGTGGCTCAGATTGAAGTGGAGGGGAGTGCCGCCAGGGAAAGCGACGTAAGGCTTGCCATAGTCGTTATACGTGAAGGACACTTTTTGCGGCGACAGGCCGAGATACTGCCCGAGGATGGATCGCAACCGTCCCCTTCCAACTATGAACCGTTGTCTGTCTCGTTCGCGCACGAAGCGCGCAGCTCTTGTGAGCTCTTCAGCGGACAAGAGCGCTGCGAACCCATCGAGCTGAGATGGCGTCGCATCGAGGCTCCAGGTCCAGACGTCGATAACGTCTGGACCGATGATTTCGAAACTAGGTTGTTGCATAGGAGAGCTTGCCGCTGGCGGTCGGGCCTTGGCGAACCATGCGCCGTGCCAAATATGCCATCAGCGCCGCCGGATAGTTCTCGCCCAGGCTGATGCGGCAAGTGCGCTTCAGGATATCCAGCGTCTGCGCGCACATGTCAGGCGTATATTCGATCTTTCGATCCGTCCAATTATAGGGGTTCATTGCAGGGTGGCCGCTGCGCTGTTGCAGCACCGGCTGCCAATTGGTGTAGACGTGGCGGCTGGAATCGTAGAGTCGATAGACGCCACGCCTGTTTTCCTCGGCAAACTGTCTGGCGTCGTCGGGCGTTTCGAAGATGACATGCAAGCCGGCGGCGTTGGCGACATCATTGTGCGGACCGATGCGCATCCTGTCACTCTTCGACAGGATCTCGGTCATCATGTCGTAGCGCTTGCGCATGCGCGCAATCATCGGATCGAGCCGCTTCAGTTGGACGCGCAGCATGGCACCCTGGATTTGGCTCGCCTTGAAATTCACGCCGAGCATCGGCGGTTCGTTGGCATTATCGAGATGGCCGCGAAACAGCGAGCCGATGTCGTGATACATGCGCGCCCGGGCAAAAAGCTGCGGATCGTTGGTAACGACAGCGCCGCCTTCGCCGATATTCATGTTCTTGAACTGGTTGAAGCTATAAGCGCCGAGGTCGCCGATCGTGCCCGTCCGCTTGTTCTTGTAGGTCAGCCCGACGGCCTGGCAGGCATCCTCGATGACAAGCAGATTATGCTCGCGGGCGATGTGCATGATGCTGTCCATGTCGCAGACCATGTTCGACATGTGCACGGGAATGATCGCCTTCGTCTGCGGGGTGATTTTGCGGACGATGTCGGCAGGGTCCATCGTCAATGTCTGGTCGATGTCGACCAGGACCGGCACGGCGCCGGCGGCCAGAGGCGCGGCGGCGGTGGCGATCCAGGTATAGGCGGGCACCAGCACTTCGTCGCCGGGGCCGATGCCGGCCGCGACCAACGCTGAAATCAGCGCCCCGGTACCGCTGCTCATCGTCAGCGCATGCTGTACGCCGAACTTGGCGCAGAAATCGGCCTCGAACCGCAATAGGGGACCGCCTGTGTCGTCGCCATAGCGCGCCAATTTTCCCGACGCAAATACCGGCGCAAGCGCCATCCATTCCCGCAATCCGACTTTAGCCATATCTTCGCTCCCGATGAAATCAGCGGCTCTCGTCTTTGAGCCTAGCGCCCGTTCGCTCTGTTTTCAGCATGGCTTTCCGGCCAGAAAGGCTTGGTGCAGAGCCAATCGACCTATCCAAAATCGGTAGCTCACATACGCATCTATGCCTGATTGGACGATTATCCGCGAAGCCGCGATTCCGATAGAAAAACAAGGAATTGTGGGAGAATGTTATCATGGCGATCCGAGACCTCAGATCAGCCCGGGACAATACGCTGCTACATGCCGATATCGCCATCGTCGGCGGTGGTCCCGCGGGCATCACCATCGCACAGGAATTTGCAAATACGCCAGTTCGCATCCTCGTCATCGATAGCGGCGGCCTCGATTACGAGCCCGAATTGCAGACACTGAACGCGGTCGAAAATATCGGCGAGCCTGTTGCGCGCGCCGGCATCGAGCCGGTTGGGCGCGGTTACAGCGGCGGCTTGGAGTGGTTGAACGAGATACCGGCCTTCGAGCTGCGCAACCGGCTTCTCGGCGGCAGCACTCATACGTGGGTCGGCAAATGTGCTGCTTTCGACGAGATCGATTTCGCAAGGCGGCCGTGGCTGTCGCTGTCCGGCTGGCCGATCGGGCGCGATGAGCTGCAGATAGCGCTGGATCGTGCCGGCGACCTCCTCAATCTCGGACCCAATCTTTACGACGAGCGCCTTTATGAACGGCTGCATTCCCGCCCGACCGATCTTGGCATGAACAGCGATCTTCTCCGTCCGTTCTTCTGGCAATTCAGCCATGAGCGGAATCGGCGCGGCGAACCGATGCGCTTCAACAGATGCGCGCGCAAGATCAATGCGACGAATATCGATTTTCTGACACATGCGACGGTGACGGAGGTCGTTCTCGACCACAATGGCCGCCGGGCCACGTCCTTGAATGTGACGAGCCTTGAAGGAAACAAGGCCATCGTCGACGCCAGGACGATTGTACTTTGCGGCGGCGGCATTGAGAATGCCCGATTGCTGCTGGCCTCAAACACGTTGATGAGGTCCGGCATTGGCAACAGCCGGGATGTCGTCGGCCGCTATCTTGCCGATCATCCCCGCACGTCGCTTGCCCGCGTCACCGGGCGCGATATCGATCGGATCGCCCGGCATTTCAATTTCTATGGTCTGTCGCATAAAGGGCGAACGCATTTTTATCTGCAGGGACTGTCTCTCAGTCCGGACATGCAGGTGCGGGAAGGTCTTACCAATTGCGCGGCCTATCCGGTCCAGATCCACGCTGACGACGACCCGTGGGTTGCGCTGAAGCGCGTGGCGCACGGCTCACACCGGACATTGGCGCATGATCTTTCGGCCATCGGACGATCGCCCGGAATGATCGCATCCGGCCTCTACAACAGGCTGATCCGCAAACGCGGCTTGCCGCACCGGTCGACCGAGCTGCGTTTCGACGTCATGGCGGAGCAAAAGCTTGACCCCGAAAGCCGGGTCACGCTTTCGCACACACGTGATCGCTTCGGCAGGCCTCTGCCTCGAGTGGATTGGAAGATAGGGCCTTGCGAAATCAAGAGCATAAAGCGACTGGCGCAAGTGATTTCAAAGGAATTCGGCCGCATCGGCTTGCCGCGGCCGCAACTCGCCGACTGGATCGCCATGGATGACGACGGCAGCGCGGCTTTCATGGATATGGCGCATCCATCCTGCACGACGCGCATGGGAACCGATCGCGCGACCAGCGTCGTCGATCCGAACGCGATGGTCCATGGTGTCGACGGATTGTTCGTCGCAGGCAGTTCGGTCTTTCCGACGGGCGGGCACGCCAATCCGACATTGATGCTGTTGACGCTGGCAGTCCGCCTCGCCGATCATCTTAAGGCGAGGCATGCAATCGAGAGGCCCTATGTCATTGCTGAAGGATTATCGTCGGTCATGGTGAAGACAGTCTGATGTCTCTATTGATCTTCAGGTTCAAGCTGTCTCACCTCGGTGGCATCTTGTCGAATTTCGGCAGTGCAGGATCGAGGTGATCCCAGGCATATCCGGCCGCGGTCCAGGATACCAATTGCGGCTCATAGCGGCTTGGCTCATCGAGGCTTGCTGGCGTGACGATGAACACATCCGGCATGTCGGGAAACGTCATATAGACGGACGAGCCGCATGTCGGGCAGAAGCCGCGCCGCTTCACGGTTCCGCCGTCACCAACGGTCTGCCAGTGCGACGCTTCTCCCTCGACCTTCACCTCAGCCGCAACAAAAGTCAGATGCGATTGATGGCCGGTGCCGCTGTCGCGCTGACATTGCCGGCACTGGCAGTCAACCATGACGGCTGGTTCGCCGGCGATTTCGTAGCGGATCGCGCCGCAGGCGCAGCCGCCGACATAGAGCTTGTTCATGTCGTTCTCCTATTGCTTCAATGCGATGTTTGCGAAGACGCCTCTTCGGCGACCACCATGTCGAGCCTCTTGACCACCTTTTTCCAGCCTTCGCTCATGTTGCGGTAGGCGGTATCGTTCTTCGGAAGCACGAAGCCGGAATGGACGAGGCGCAGGCGCGTGCCCGCCTCGGCCTTGGAGAGGGTGAAGGTGACCACCGTGTCCAGTTTTGAGCCGTAACCATCATTGGCCGCATGGCCGCCCCTCCAGGCATAGGACAGCCGCTCATTCGGCACGACCTCCAGCACCTCGCAG of Rhizobium sp. NXC24 contains these proteins:
- a CDS encoding 4'-phosphopantetheinyl transferase superfamily protein, translated to MQQPSFEIIGPDVIDVWTWSLDATPSQLDGFAALLSAEELTRAARFVRERDRQRFIVGRGRLRSILGQYLGLSPQKVSFTYNDYGKPYVAFPGGTPLHFNLSHSADLAALAISDRYELGIDVEEIRFLKEDIAGRFFSRKECLTLRALPPEAYLDGFYRCWTRKEAFVKAHGEGLSLALDSFDVTFDWTSEPRLERLEGDPDAPFNWRILELETPATFAGAVVALTKGRPVGLRYRSDEDETPRAHRDLWDSLRAL
- a CDS encoding DegT/DnrJ/EryC1/StrS family aminotransferase — encoded protein: MAKVGLREWMALAPVFASGKLARYGDDTGGPLLRFEADFCAKFGVQHALTMSSGTGALISALVAAGIGPGDEVLVPAYTWIATAAAPLAAGAVPVLVDIDQTLTMDPADIVRKITPQTKAIIPVHMSNMVCDMDSIMHIAREHNLLVIEDACQAVGLTYKNKRTGTIGDLGAYSFNQFKNMNIGEGGAVVTNDPQLFARARMYHDIGSLFRGHLDNANEPPMLGVNFKASQIQGAMLRVQLKRLDPMIARMRKRYDMMTEILSKSDRMRIGPHNDVANAAGLHVIFETPDDARQFAEENRRGVYRLYDSSRHVYTNWQPVLQQRSGHPAMNPYNWTDRKIEYTPDMCAQTLDILKRTCRISLGENYPAALMAYLARRMVRQGPTASGKLSYATT
- a CDS encoding GMC family oxidoreductase, whose protein sequence is MAIRDLRSARDNTLLHADIAIVGGGPAGITIAQEFANTPVRILVIDSGGLDYEPELQTLNAVENIGEPVARAGIEPVGRGYSGGLEWLNEIPAFELRNRLLGGSTHTWVGKCAAFDEIDFARRPWLSLSGWPIGRDELQIALDRAGDLLNLGPNLYDERLYERLHSRPTDLGMNSDLLRPFFWQFSHERNRRGEPMRFNRCARKINATNIDFLTHATVTEVVLDHNGRRATSLNVTSLEGNKAIVDARTIVLCGGGIENARLLLASNTLMRSGIGNSRDVVGRYLADHPRTSLARVTGRDIDRIARHFNFYGLSHKGRTHFYLQGLSLSPDMQVREGLTNCAAYPVQIHADDDPWVALKRVAHGSHRTLAHDLSAIGRSPGMIASGLYNRLIRKRGLPHRSTELRFDVMAEQKLDPESRVTLSHTRDRFGRPLPRVDWKIGPCEIKSIKRLAQVISKEFGRIGLPRPQLADWIAMDDDGSAAFMDMAHPSCTTRMGTDRATSVVDPNAMVHGVDGLFVAGSSVFPTGGHANPTLMLLTLAVRLADHLKARHAIERPYVIAEGLSSVMVKTV
- a CDS encoding GFA family protein, yielding MNKLYVGGCACGAIRYEIAGEPAVMVDCQCRQCQRDSGTGHQSHLTFVAAEVKVEGEASHWQTVGDGGTVKRRGFCPTCGSSVYMTFPDMPDVFIVTPASLDEPSRYEPQLVSWTAAGYAWDHLDPALPKFDKMPPR
- a CDS encoding SRPBCC domain-containing protein; translated protein: MNQAVSKDTQAIVAEEVFPHAPAIIWKALTSGELISRWLMAPKGFEPVAGCHFTFQTTPAGEWDGTIHCEVLEVVPNERLSYAWRGGHAANDGYGSKLDTVVTFTLSKAEAGTRLRLVHSGFVLPKNDTAYRNMSEGWKKVVKRLDMVVAEEASSQTSH